Sequence from the Priestia megaterium genome:
TTTGCGATGGAAAAGAATGAGACTCTTTTCCATCGCATTCAATCGCAAGCTTACCTATTACAAGGTCAATTCGATAAGGGCCACATTTTACTTGTGCTTGGACACAATAGCCATTTAGCACCAACGCATTATATAAACGTCTTTCAATTGGTGACGCTAATTTGCTGTATTCAGTCGGTAGGACATCTTTCGATCTGTCGTCTATTTCATGAAAAATAAAGGCCAATAGTCCAA
This genomic interval carries:
- a CDS encoding endonuclease domain-containing protein, with translation MITEHVLFFYMLGVGLLAFIFHEIDDRSKDVLPTEYSKLASPIERRLYNALVLNGYCVQAQVKCGPYRIDLVIGKLAIECDGKESHSFPSQKAHDRKKNAYLRKQGYKVMRISGNSIVNRMPGV